CATTCAGGTCGCCATCGAGCCCAAGTCCAAGGGTGACCAGGAGAAGCTGGGTGTTGCCATCCAGCGTCTCGCGGAGGAGGACCCCTCCTTCCAGGTTCACTCGGACGAGGAGACCGGCCAGACCATCATCGGTGGTATGGGCGAGCTTCACCTCGACATCCTCGTCGACCGCATGCGTCGCGAGTTCAAGGTCGAGGCGAACGTCGGCAAGCCGCAGGTGGCCTACCGCGAGACGATCCGCAAGACCGTCGAGCGTCACGACTACACCCACAAGAAGCAGACCGGTGGTACCGGTCAGTTCGCCAAGGTGCAGATCGCGATCGAGCCCATCGAGGGTGGCGAGGCGACCTACGAGTTCGTGAACAAGGTCACCGGTGGCCGTATCCCGCGTGAGTACATCCCCTCCGTGGATGCCGGTGCGCAGGAAGCCATGAAGTTCGGCATCCTCGCCGGCTACGAGATGACCGGCGTCCGCGTCATTCTTCTCGACGGTGGCTACCACGAGGTCGACTCCTCCGAACTCGCGTTCAAGATCGCCGGTTCGCAGGCCTTCAAGGAGGCCGCGCGCAAGGCTTCTCCCGTGCTCCTTGAGCCGATGATGGCCGTTGAGGTCACCACGCCCGAGGACTACATGGGTGAGGTCATCGGCGACATCAACTCTCGCCGTGGCCAGATTCAGGCCATGGAGGAGCGTCACGGTGCTCGCATCGTGAAGGGCCTCGTGCCGCTTTCGGAGATGTTCGGCTACGTCGGAGACCTCCGCAGCAAGACCTCGGGTCGCGCCAGCTACTCGATGCAGTTCGACTCCTACGCCGAGGTTCCCCGGAACGTCGCTGAGGAGATCATCGCGAAGGCCAAGGGCGAGTAACTCTTCCGAGTACACGCTTTAGGCTTGTCACCGGAGCCTCTGGGGCAACAGGAGCAAACCTCCCGCTGCCCCGGGGGAACCGGCTATCCAGCAAAGATCACCTGGCGCCGATCTGTAAGGCGTACAGAACCACTCTCCAGGAGGACCCCCGTGGCGAAGGCGAAGTTCGAGCGGACTAAGCCGCACGTCAACATCGGCACCATCGGTCACATTGACCACGGTAAGACGACCCTCACGGCCGCCATTACCAAGGTGCTGCATGACGCGTACCCGGACCTGAACGAGGCCTCGGCCTTCGACCAGATCGACAAGGCTCCTGAGGAGCGCCAGCGCGGTATCACCATCTCCATCGCGCACGTCGAGTACCAGACCGAGGCGCGTCACTACGCCCACGTCGACTGCCCCGGTCACGCGGACTACATCAAGAACATGATCACGGGTGCCGCGCAGATGGACGGCGCGATCCTCGTGGTTGCCGCCACCGACGGCCCGATGCCGCAGACCAAGGAGCACGTGCTCCTGGCCCGCCAGGTCGGCGTTCCCTACATCGTTGTCGCCCTGAACAAGGCCGACATGGTGGACGACGAGGAGATCCTGGAGCTCGTCGAGCTCGAGGTCCGTGAGCTGCTCTCCGAGTACGACTTCCCGGGCGACGACCTTCCGGTCGTTCAGGTCTCCGCGCTCAAGGCTCTTGAGGGCGACAAGGAGTGGGGCGAGAAGCTTCTCGGCCTGATGGCCGCGGTCGACGAGTCGATCCCGACCCCTCCGCGTGACACCGAGAAGCCGTTCCTGATGCCCGTCGAGGACGTCTTCACGATCACCGGTCGTGGCACCGTCGTCACCGGCCGCATCGAGCGTGGTGTCCTGAAGGTCAACGAGACCGTTGACATCATCGGCATCAAGCAGGAGAAGACCACCACCACGGTCACCGGCATCGAGATGTTCCGCAAGCTGCTCGACGAGGGCCAGGCGGGCGAGAACGTCGGTCTGCTCCTCCGTGGCATCAAGCGCGAGGACGTCGAGCGCGGCCAGGTCATCATCAAGCCCGGTTCGGTCACGCCGCACACCGAGTTCGAGGCCGCCGCGTACATCCTGTCGAAGGACGAGGGTGGCCGTCACACCCCGTTCTTCAACAACTACCGCCCGCAGTTCTACTTCCGTACCACGGACGTGACGGGCGTTGTGACCCTCCCCGAGGGCACCGAGATGGTCATGCCCGGTGACAACACCGACATGACTGTCAACCTCATCCAGCCTGTCGCGATGGAAGAGGGCCTGAAGTTCGCCATCCGTGAGGGTGGTCGTACGGTCGGCGCCGGCCAGGTCACCAAGATCACGAAGTAATTTCGCGGTCTGACCTGGTGGCTCGCGAGAGCGGGCACCACGTTTGACAGAGGGGCCCCCTCCCCGACGCTTCGGCGTCGGGGAGGGGGCCCTTCGTCGTATCCGGGGCGAAGTCGTGCCCGGGGCGAAGGGGAGGGGTTGTCCTCAGGGGGAGGGGTGGTCTAGGCGGCGGCCGTGCCGGCCCGGCACTCCCCGCACAGCCCCGGTACCGGTGACCGGAAGGCGAGGCCGCAGGCGTCGTCCTCGCAGGTCTGGAAGGGGTCCGGCGGCACGTGGGCGGGCGCGCGGGGGCCTTCGTCGGGCAGGGCGGGCGGCAGTTGGGCGGTGAGCCGGTGGGCGATCAGCCCGGCGGGGTTGCGCAGCTGCGGCGGCAGATTGGCGGTGAGCGCCGCGAGGATGCCGGCCGGTCGGGCCCCGCGCTCCAGCCAGGCCTCGACGGCCGGGGTGAGCCGTTCGATGTCCTGTCGGCCGAGCAGGAGCCGGGCGTCGGCGCGGCGGAGATCGGTCAGGATGGCCGTGGCGGCGTCGCGGCGCCAGGGGTTGTCGGGGTTCACGGGCCGGGGCGGGGCGGAACGCTGTGGGGCGTCCTGGGGCTCCCGGGGCTCCCGGGCGTCCTGGGCCTCCGGGGCGGGGGAGGGCGGGGCCGGCGTCGGGGGTGTCACGGGGGGCGCCGGGGGCGCCGTCTCGGGTTCCGTGGCCTCGGCCAGGCAACCGGGGCGGTTGTAGGACACGGTCCGGGTGGCGACCTGGCCGCCGGCGAGCCGTACGCGGGTCCGCTCCAGGTACCCGTGGAGCTCCAGCTCCCGCAGGGCGGCGGCGATGCGGTACTCGCTCTCGGGGAAGCGGGGGACGAGGTCCCGGATGCCGATCAGGGCGCCGGTCGGCAGCGACTGGATGTGGACCGCGAGGCCGATCGCGACGAGCGACATCTCGGGGTGCTGCGCGAGGTGGTTGCCGACCACGGTGAAGCGCCGGGTGTGGCGGACGTTGACGTGGATGACACCTGATCGAGGGGTGTCGCCCGGATTCCGCCCGGGGGCGCGCACGACGGCGGTACTCTTCTGGCTATCCATCGGGAAGCGCTACTTCCTTGTTGGTAGGCCCCCGCCGGGATTGCGAGTCCCGTCGGGGGCCGACGCATGTCTGGGGTTGTCGCGGCGAGCATAAGCCCGACAACCCCCGTGCGAGCCAGCCCGGTTGGCGTAGTTCACCCGTGTGAGCGACACGCACCCCGCGGGAGGCTGGAGGGGTCTGGCGTGGTTCTTTCGCTTCCGGAGTACTTACACCAAACGTCGTGGCCCACCGCGACGTGCTCCACCGCGTCGTGGCCCTCGCGACCCGGTGCGGCGTGCGCCCGAGTTCGGCCGGCGGCTCGGACAACCACCCCTACGGGCACATGGGTTGGGCGCGACCGGACGGGGCGCCGACTCCTCCGGGAACCCCGAACCCGCACGCCGGGACGGACCGTTCGCACCCCCTTCGGGCCCTGTGGGAGCGAGCTGTCCGGGGTGTGCGAGGATCCGCAGCGCATGCGTTCGATCTTTACGGGGGCGGGGACATGGGCAGCAACGACGGCGCCGGCAGACCGGGCGTTTCCGACGAGGCGTGGGAGCGGTTCGTACGGGAGTCCGGGGCCGGGGGAGGGACCGCTCCGCACGAGCCGTCCGCACGGGCGCGGATGGTCACCGAGCGGCTGCGCCGGGAGGACGAGGCGCGGGCCGCGGCGGAGCGGGGATGGTGGCGGGGGCGCCGGGCCCGTCGGGCCGCCGAGCCGGAGGGGTGGCGGACCGGGCCCGCGTGGCAGGGGCGGGACGGGGGCCGGACGGGCAACCGGCGCCTCAAGGCGACCGCGGGCATCGTGTTCATCGCCGCCCTGGCCCTGGTCGTCGTACGGCCGGAGCTGCTCATCGACCGGCTGACCGGGGAGGCCGGTCGCGGCGCGGCCGCGCCGCTGCCCGCCGAGTCGGCGCGGCCCACGGAGGCTCCCCCCGAGGCGCTCCCGGACCAGGCGACCCTGAGGGAGCCGTTCAGGGGCTCCCCGGCCCTTCAGTGGGCCGACGGCGCGGCCGGTATCGATGCCCCCGAGGCGAAGGCCCTGGCCGGGCTGTCCCGGGAGCAGGTGGCGGACGGGCTGGCCAGGACCCGGCAGTTGCTGACGGCGGCCAACCTGGATCCGAACACCCTCCGCGGCGGGTACCCGCGCGCGGCCCTGGAGCTGCTGGACCCGCTACAGCCGTCCGGCCGGGGCGTCTTGGAACGCGCGCTCGCCAAGCCCTCCGCGGAAGCGGACCCGCTCTGGCTGTTCAGCCGCTTCGACCCGGCCGAGGTGCGCCCGCACGGCGAGGTCGTCAAGACGCGCGGGCGCATGTGGTTCGACAGTGCCCGTCAGGGTGAGGTGCTGGTGCACACCGACTACACCTTCGTCTACCCGGTGGTGCGGGCCGCGCCCGGCTCGCAGGAGGTGGCACGCACCATCGTGCGCCGCGAACTCACGGTGGCGGTGTCCGATCCGCGGGTGATCGAGGTGACCCCGGGAACGCTGACGATCGTCACGTGGTCCGAGACGGCCGGCAACGACGACTGCGACCGGAGCGGAACCGGCTACCTGCACCCGACCTTCCGCTCGGACGCGCGGGCGCTGCCGGGTGCGGAGCCCACGGGGCCGCGCACGGATCCATACGACCGAAGTCAGGACATCTCGCGGCTTCCGTCGGAGTGCGGGACGGTCACGCGCTCCTGACCAGGGGCCCGGCGCGGACCCCCGTCGCGCGGCACGGTTTGACGTGTCTGCGCGGAGGGGTATTCTTCTGCGCCCGATTGGCGCAGTACGTGTCTTGTATGGCAGACTACTCAAGTTGCTCGGTTGAGTGCCGATGCTGCGCGCCTCCCGCCGGGAGGACCGGAAGCGAGTCCCACAGTACTCGTCGCCCTTACCTGCCCCTCAGGGCAGCAATGGGGGCGGACGTACGGGAATCTTCTGGGAAGTGTCAGCACGGTGCGGACCAGGCACCCGGTGGGTGTTTCTCCCCCGAAGCGCGGTCTTGGGACCGCACCCCCTTGGACGAGGGAATTTCCGTATGGGAATTTTCTGTAGAGGGTGTGCGACACGCCCGACCGCGTGGGTCGGAGGGAAGCAGTGGAGAGATCCACAGCCGCCCGGGAGCCAGAGCGTTTCCACAACAGACAGGACTACGGAGTAGCCATGGCGGGACAGAAGATCCGCATCCGGCTCAAGGCCTACGACCACGAGGTCATCGATTCGTCGGCGAAGAAGATCGTCGAGACGGTGACGCGCACTGGTGCGTCGGTCGCGGGCCCGGTGCCGCTGCCCACTGAGAAGAACGTGTACTGCGTCATCAAGTCGCCGCACAAGTACAAGGACTCGCGCGAGCACTTCGAGATGCGCACGCACAAGCGCCTGATCGACATCCTCGACCCGACCCCCAAGACCGTTGACTCGCTGATGCGCCTGGACCTTCCGGCCGGCGTTGACATCGAGATCAAGCTCTGAGAGGCGTCGAGAAGATGGCAAAGCAGATCAAGGGCGTCCTGGGCGAGAAGCTCGGCATGACCCAGGTCTGGGACGAGAACAACCGTGTCGTCCCGGTGACCGTGGTCAAGGCCGGACCCTGCGTCGTTACCCAGGTCCGTAAGAACGACATCGACGGCTACGAGTCGGTCCAGATCGCCTTCGGCGAGATCGACCCTCGCAAGGTGAACAAGCCCCTCAAGGGTCACTTCGCCAAGGCCGACGTCACCCCCCGCCGCCACCTGGTGGAGCTCCGCACCTCCGACGCCGGCGAGTACACGCTCGGCCAGGAGATCACCGCCGCTGTGTTCGAGTCGGGCGTCAAGGTCGACGTCACGGGCAACAGCAAGGGCAAGGGCTTCGCCGGTGTCATGAAGCGTCACAACTTCAAGGGCCTCGGTGCCGGTCACGGTGTCCAGCGCAAGCACCGCTCCCCCGGTTCGATCGGTGGCTGCGCCACCCCTGGGCGTGTCTTCAAGGGCATGCGCATGGCCGGTCGTATGGGCAACGAGCGCGTCACCACCCAGAACCTGACCATCCACGCGGTTGACGCGGAGAAGGGTCTGCTCCTCATCAAGGGCGCGGTCCCCGGTCCGAACGGCGGCCTCGTCCTGGTCCGTACCGCGGCCAAGGGGGCTTGAGGTAATGAGCACCATTGACATCCTTTCGCCGGCAGGCGACAAGGCCGGTACCGTCGAGCTCCCCGCGGAGATCTTCGACGCGAAGACCAGCGTTCCGCTGATCCACCAGGTCGTTGTCGCTCAGCTGGCTGCTGCCCGTCAGGGCACGCACAAGACCAAGCGTCGTGGCGAAGTCCGTGGTGGTGGCCGCAAGCCGTACCGCCAGAAGGGCACCGGCCGCGCGCGCCAGGGTTCGACCCGCGCTCCGCAGTTCGTCGGCGGTGGCGTCGTCCACGGCCCGCAGCCGCGTGACTACTCCCAGCGGACCCCGAAGAAGATGAAGGCCGCCGCTCTCCGCGGTGCCCTCTCGGACCGCGCGCGTCACTCCCGCATCCACGTCGTCACCGGCGTGGTCGAGGGTGCCGCCTCCACGAAGGCCGCCAAGACGCTGTTCGGCAAGATCTCGGAGCGCAAGAACCTGCTCCTGGTCGTCGACCGTGCCGACGAGGCCGCGTGGCTGTCCGCCCGCAACCTGCCCCAGGTTCACATCCTGGAGCCGGGCCAGCTGAACACGTACGACGTGATCGTCTCTGACGACGTGGTCTTCACTCAGGCCGCTTTCGAGTCCTTCGTGTCTGGCCCCAAGGCCGATGAGACCGAAGGGAGCGACGCCTGATGTCTGAGGCGACCGTTACCAGCAAGACCTTCACTGACCCGCGCGACCTGCTGATCAAGCCGGTTGTCTCGGAGAAGAGCTACGCGCTGCTGGACGAGAACAAGTACACGTTCATCGTCGCGCCTGGCGCCAACAAGACCCAGATCAAGCAGGCCGTCGAGGCGGTCTTCTCGGTCAAGGTCACCGGGGTCAACACGATCAACCGTCAGGGTAAGCGCAAGCGCACCAAGACCGGTTTCGGCAAGCGCGCGAACACCAAGCGCGCCATCGTGACCCTCGCTGAGGGCGACCGAATCGACATCTTCGGCGGCCAGGCCTCCTAACGGAGTCCTGAGTCGTCCGGAATCGGACGAGGACTGAGAAATGGGTATCCGCAAGTACAAGCCGACGACCCCGGGCCGTCGTGGCTCCAGCGTCGCCGACTTTGTCGAGATCACGCGGTCCACGCCGGAGAAGTCGCTGGTTCGCCCGCTGCACAGCAAGGGCGGCCGTAACAACACCGGTCGGATCACTGTTCGTCACCAGGGTGGCGGCCACAAGCGCGCCTACCGTGTGATCGACTTCCGTCGTCACGACAAGGACGGCGTGCCGGCGAAGGTCGCGCACATCGAGTACGACCCCAACCGCACCGCGCGCATCGCGCTGCTGCACTACGCCGACGGCGAGAAGCGCTACATCATCGCGCCGAAGGCCCTGAAGCAGGGTGACCGGATTGAGAACGGCCCGACGGCCGACATCAAGCCCGGCAACAACCTGGCGCTGCGCAACATCCCGGTTGGTACGACGATCCACGCGATCGAGCTGCGTCCCGGTGGCGGTGCGAAGTTCGCCCGCTCCGCCGGTGCGTCCGTGCAGCTGCTGGCGAAGGAGGGCACCATGGCCCACCTTCGTATGCCGTCCGGAGAAATCCGCCTGGTCGACGCGCGCTGCCGCGCCACCGTCGGTGAGGTCGGCAACGCCGAGCAGTCGAACATCAACTGGGGCAAGGCCGGCCGCATGCGCTGGAAGGGCGTTCGCCCCTCCGTCCGCGGTGTCGCGATGAACCCGGTCGACCACCCGCACGGTGGTGGTGAGGGTAAGACCAGTGGTGGTCGCCACCCGGTCTCCCCGTGGGGTCAGAAGGAGGGTCGTACTCGCTCGCCGAAGAAGGCTTCGAGCAAGTACATCGTCCGCCGCCGCAAGACGAACAAGAAGCGCTAGGAGCGGGTTTAGATGCCGCGCAGTCTCAAGAAGGGACCCTTCGTCGACGGACACCTCATCAAGAAGGTGGACGTACAGAACGAAGCCGGTACCAAGAACGTCATCAAGACCTGGTCCCGTCGCTCGATGATCATCCCGGCCATGCTGGGTCACACCATCGCGGTGCACAACGGCAAGATCCACGTCCCGGTGTTCGTCACCGAGTCGATGGTCGGCCACAAGCTCGGCGAGTTCTCGCCGACTCGCACCTTCCGCGGCCACGTCAAGGACGACCGGAAGTCGAAGCGCCGCTAAAGGCGGGGTGGTTATGACTATGACTTACACCGAAGGGACAACCATGGAAGCCAGGGCCCAGGCGCGGTACATCCGCGTCACGCCCATGAAGGCCCGCCGAGTGGTGGACCTTATCCGTGGCATGGATGCCACGGAGGCTCAGGCGGTCCTGCGTTTCGCCCCGCAGGCCGCGAGCGTGCCGGTTGGCAAGGTGCTGGACAGCGCCATTGCCAACGCCGCACACAACTACAACCACCCGGACGCCTCCACGCTGGTCATCAGCGAGGCGTTCGTGGACGAGGGCCCGACCCTGAAGCGGTTCCGTCCGCGTGCGCAGGGCCGTGCCTACCGGATCCGCAAGCGGACCAGCCACATCACCGTGGTCGTCAGCAGCAAGGAAGGTTCCCGGTAATGGGCCAGAAGGTAAACCCGCACGGGTTCCGGCTCGGCATCACCACCGACTTCAAGTCGCGTTGGTACGCCGACAAGCTGTACAAGGACTACGTCAAGGAAGACGTCGCCATCCGTCGGATGATGACGTCCGGCATGGAGCGCGCCGGCATCTCGAAGGTTGAGATCGAGCGCACCCGTGACCGCGTGCGTGTGGACATCCACACCGCTCGTCCCGGCATCGTCATCGGCCGTCGTGGCGCCGAGGCCGACCGCATCCGCGGTGACCTCGAGAAGCTCACGGGCAAGCAGGTCCAGCTGAACATCCTCGAGGTCAAGAACCCCGAGCTTGACGCTCAGCTGGTTGCCCAGGCCGTTGCCGAGCAGCTCTCCTCCCGCGTCTCCTTCCGTCGCGCCATGCGTAAGAGCATGCAGGGCACGATGAAGGCCGGCGCCAAGGGCATCAAGATCCAGTGTGGCGGTCGCCTCGGCGGCGCCGAGATGTCCCGCTCCGAGTTCTACCGCGAGGGTCGTGTGCCGCTGCACACGCTGCGCGCGAACGTGGACTACGGCTTCTTCGAGGCCAAGACCACCTTCGGCCGTATCGGTGTGAAGGTCTGGATCTACAAGGGCGACGTCAAGAACATCGCCGAGGTTCGCGCCGAGAACGCCGCGGCCCGTGCGGGCAACCGCCCGGCTCGTGGTGGCGCGAACGACCGTCCGGCCGGTGGCCGCGGTGGTCGTGGTGGCGAGCGTGGCGGCCGTGGCGGCCGCAAGCCGCAGCAGGCTGCTGGTGCCGAGGCCCCCAAGGCCGACGCTCCCGCCGCCGCTCCGGCTGAGAGCACCGGAACGGAGGCCTGACCGACATGCTGATCCCTCGTAGGGTCAAGCACCGCAAGCAGCACCACCCCAAGCGCCGCGGTATGGCCAAGGGCGGTACTGAGGTCTCGTTCGGCGAGTACGGCATCCAGGCGCTCACCCCCGCCTACGTGACGAACCGCCAGATCGAGGCGGCTCGTATTGCGATGACCCGTCACATCAAGCGTGGCGGCAAGGTCTGGATCAACATCTACCCGGACCGTCCGCTCACGAAGAAGCCCGCCGAGACCCGCATGGGTTCCGGTAAGGGTTCTCCCGAGTGGTGGATCGCGAACGTGCACCCGGGTCGGGTCATGTTCGAGCTGTCCTACCCGAACGAGAAGATTGCTCGTGAGGCGCTCACCCGCGCTGCTCACAAGCTTCCGATGAAGTGCCGGATTGTTCGGCGCGAGGCAGGTGAGTCGTGATGGCGACGGGAACCAAGGCGTCCGAGCTGCGTGAGCTCGGCAACGAGGAGCTCGTTGGCAAGCTGCGCGAGGCCAAGGAAGAGCTGTTCAAGCTGCGCTTCCAGGCGGCCACGGGCCAGCTGGAGAACAACGGCCGGCTCAAGTCCGTCCGTAAGGACATCGCCCGGATCTACACCCTGATGCACGAGCGCGAGCTCGGCATCGAGACGGTGGAGAGCGCCTGATGAGCGAGAAGAATGTGACTGAGACCCAGGACCGCGGCTTCCGCAAGACCCGTGAGGGCCTCGTCGTCAGCGACAAGATGGACAAGACTGTCGTCGTCGCCGTCGAGGACCGCGTGAAGCACGCCCTGTACGGCAAGGTCATCCGCCGTACGAACAAGCTCAAG
This region of Streptomyces sp. NBC_00513 genomic DNA includes:
- the tuf gene encoding elongation factor Tu, whose translation is MAKAKFERTKPHVNIGTIGHIDHGKTTLTAAITKVLHDAYPDLNEASAFDQIDKAPEERQRGITISIAHVEYQTEARHYAHVDCPGHADYIKNMITGAAQMDGAILVVAATDGPMPQTKEHVLLARQVGVPYIVVALNKADMVDDEEILELVELEVRELLSEYDFPGDDLPVVQVSALKALEGDKEWGEKLLGLMAAVDESIPTPPRDTEKPFLMPVEDVFTITGRGTVVTGRIERGVLKVNETVDIIGIKQEKTTTTVTGIEMFRKLLDEGQAGENVGLLLRGIKREDVERGQVIIKPGSVTPHTEFEAAAYILSKDEGGRHTPFFNNYRPQFYFRTTDVTGVVTLPEGTEMVMPGDNTDMTVNLIQPVAMEEGLKFAIREGGRTVGAGQVTKITK
- a CDS encoding helix-turn-helix domain-containing protein — translated: MDSQKSTAVVRAPGRNPGDTPRSGVIHVNVRHTRRFTVVGNHLAQHPEMSLVAIGLAVHIQSLPTGALIGIRDLVPRFPESEYRIAAALRELELHGYLERTRVRLAGGQVATRTVSYNRPGCLAEATEPETAPPAPPVTPPTPAPPSPAPEAQDAREPREPQDAPQRSAPPRPVNPDNPWRRDAATAILTDLRRADARLLLGRQDIERLTPAVEAWLERGARPAGILAALTANLPPQLRNPAGLIAHRLTAQLPPALPDEGPRAPAHVPPDPFQTCEDDACGLAFRSPVPGLCGECRAGTAAA
- the rpsJ gene encoding 30S ribosomal protein S10, with amino-acid sequence MAGQKIRIRLKAYDHEVIDSSAKKIVETVTRTGASVAGPVPLPTEKNVYCVIKSPHKYKDSREHFEMRTHKRLIDILDPTPKTVDSLMRLDLPAGVDIEIKL
- the rplC gene encoding 50S ribosomal protein L3 — translated: MAKQIKGVLGEKLGMTQVWDENNRVVPVTVVKAGPCVVTQVRKNDIDGYESVQIAFGEIDPRKVNKPLKGHFAKADVTPRRHLVELRTSDAGEYTLGQEITAAVFESGVKVDVTGNSKGKGFAGVMKRHNFKGLGAGHGVQRKHRSPGSIGGCATPGRVFKGMRMAGRMGNERVTTQNLTIHAVDAEKGLLLIKGAVPGPNGGLVLVRTAAKGA
- the rplD gene encoding 50S ribosomal protein L4 gives rise to the protein MSTIDILSPAGDKAGTVELPAEIFDAKTSVPLIHQVVVAQLAAARQGTHKTKRRGEVRGGGRKPYRQKGTGRARQGSTRAPQFVGGGVVHGPQPRDYSQRTPKKMKAAALRGALSDRARHSRIHVVTGVVEGAASTKAAKTLFGKISERKNLLLVVDRADEAAWLSARNLPQVHILEPGQLNTYDVIVSDDVVFTQAAFESFVSGPKADETEGSDA
- the rplW gene encoding 50S ribosomal protein L23 — encoded protein: MSEATVTSKTFTDPRDLLIKPVVSEKSYALLDENKYTFIVAPGANKTQIKQAVEAVFSVKVTGVNTINRQGKRKRTKTGFGKRANTKRAIVTLAEGDRIDIFGGQAS
- the rplB gene encoding 50S ribosomal protein L2, whose translation is MGIRKYKPTTPGRRGSSVADFVEITRSTPEKSLVRPLHSKGGRNNTGRITVRHQGGGHKRAYRVIDFRRHDKDGVPAKVAHIEYDPNRTARIALLHYADGEKRYIIAPKALKQGDRIENGPTADIKPGNNLALRNIPVGTTIHAIELRPGGGAKFARSAGASVQLLAKEGTMAHLRMPSGEIRLVDARCRATVGEVGNAEQSNINWGKAGRMRWKGVRPSVRGVAMNPVDHPHGGGEGKTSGGRHPVSPWGQKEGRTRSPKKASSKYIVRRRKTNKKR
- the rpsS gene encoding 30S ribosomal protein S19, translating into MPRSLKKGPFVDGHLIKKVDVQNEAGTKNVIKTWSRRSMIIPAMLGHTIAVHNGKIHVPVFVTESMVGHKLGEFSPTRTFRGHVKDDRKSKRR
- the rplV gene encoding 50S ribosomal protein L22 — encoded protein: MEARAQARYIRVTPMKARRVVDLIRGMDATEAQAVLRFAPQAASVPVGKVLDSAIANAAHNYNHPDASTLVISEAFVDEGPTLKRFRPRAQGRAYRIRKRTSHITVVVSSKEGSR
- the rpsC gene encoding 30S ribosomal protein S3; this translates as MGQKVNPHGFRLGITTDFKSRWYADKLYKDYVKEDVAIRRMMTSGMERAGISKVEIERTRDRVRVDIHTARPGIVIGRRGAEADRIRGDLEKLTGKQVQLNILEVKNPELDAQLVAQAVAEQLSSRVSFRRAMRKSMQGTMKAGAKGIKIQCGGRLGGAEMSRSEFYREGRVPLHTLRANVDYGFFEAKTTFGRIGVKVWIYKGDVKNIAEVRAENAAARAGNRPARGGANDRPAGGRGGRGGERGGRGGRKPQQAAGAEAPKADAPAAAPAESTGTEA
- the rplP gene encoding 50S ribosomal protein L16, which gives rise to MLIPRRVKHRKQHHPKRRGMAKGGTEVSFGEYGIQALTPAYVTNRQIEAARIAMTRHIKRGGKVWINIYPDRPLTKKPAETRMGSGKGSPEWWIANVHPGRVMFELSYPNEKIAREALTRAAHKLPMKCRIVRREAGES
- the rpmC gene encoding 50S ribosomal protein L29 produces the protein MATGTKASELRELGNEELVGKLREAKEELFKLRFQAATGQLENNGRLKSVRKDIARIYTLMHERELGIETVESA
- the rpsQ gene encoding 30S ribosomal protein S17, producing MSEKNVTETQDRGFRKTREGLVVSDKMDKTVVVAVEDRVKHALYGKVIRRTNKLKAHDEQNAAGVGDRVLIMETRPLSASKRWRIVEILEKAK